The following coding sequences lie in one Cryptococcus tetragattii IND107 chromosome 7, whole genome shotgun sequence genomic window:
- a CDS encoding chitin synthase 1 translates to MPSNQDVPLPFTSSRPLPIRQRTTSRPGGTLKRNKTLTRPERHVAPAPLVAPPTQSFSPTSPLPLSDGLLNIDWWRLWAYATTFWAPPALLGWFGIKEKQSRQAWREKIALCWIAVLLGAVVGFVTMGLQRALCPADQQNQSMYRRLGSTNMTLSISGWAFNISTSVTQSNVDFYALANQMPGQDITDLFTRSASDYPACTSSLAYAAGTFCNSTSSTSKTSCVLSTLSQGTFDSLQIQNTSLLEGYSWDQVAELENYMVIDGYVLNMSPYLSSNPTAIEGDDVDNIIRHVLSSQTESGKDATRLFFNRQVPHDAVGCMKARYVAGRIDKITPGCFIASLFLYASLVVILAVVLARFAMACVFNWFLSQKLVKPVTERELGRKGINPTIMPEGANVSVNNKLGTAPWAGTVGPAGGRGGRVGSGKKLMNGKKINPLSPLPSPPHSLPNAPLITLSQIGAELFTVCLVTCYSEGPSSIRGTLESIASTNYSDRRKLIWVVCDGMITGEGEKKSTPDVCVGMLDADGRFGNPVPMGYEAVGSGRKRENRAMVYAGHYVSKNGHRTPTIIVVKCGMPQEANEKKPGNRGKRDSQLILMNFFLRVTYNDRMTPLDFDLFRKIWTLMGVTPDYFEVVLMVDADTRIYPDSLKHLVNCMHHDNMIMGVCGETRIANKRQSWVTAIQVFEYFISHHHVKAFESVFGGVTCLPGCFSMYRIKARKDMDNDWIPILVKPEIVNEYSQCEVETLHQKNLLLLGEDRFLSTIMLRTFPRRKNIFLPQARCRTVAPDTFSVLLSQRRRWINSTVHNLMELVRVRDLCGTFCFSMQFVVFMDLVGTVVLPVAICLTFALIVNSIITPPKSFEEAIPLMLLAIVLGLPAILILITTRKVVYIAWMLVYLLALPIWNFVLPVYSFWHFDDFSWGETRRVEGEIRSKGHDDATAVFNGTTIPLRRWEDWERSRLRKLRREEKRRKEMERQFGVGFHGDPGLGGDRGMALRERPWARSEYDSDNGSLYSSEEDMWGGEVGGYNEHNPAFPPPPIALPPTDDSLSNTNGETLGMDEMAAILDSGFDDDPQSQSTYAPLSHPRPRAHQPPPSLSRTLANAPSPVHRHQHEYTAPQPRLNFTDSPSFDSSPNSIHSSPHSAGASGYTGGQYVSIDGQDKNDINAQTPYSGRSVSSSVESRPYGVGHAKKRSGGGPGLGTGPGVRSAGYGPLGPLADVDESEKGQIRGYGGSGKNR, encoded by the exons ATGCCTTCAAATCAAGATGTACCGCTTCCATTCACTTCATCACGTCCGTTACCCATCCGTCAACGGACCACGTCTCGCCCAGGAGGCACCCTCAAACGGAATAAAACTCTCACTCGACCAGAACGACACGTTGCCCCCGCACCTCTTGTCGCCCCTCCTACACAATCATTCTCCCCCACATCGCCTTTACCTCTATCAGACGGTCTTCTCAATATTGACTGGTGGAGATTATGGGCATACGCAACAACGTTTTGGGCCCCGCCGGCATTGTTGGGATGGTTTGGGatcaaggaaaagcaaaGCAGACAAGcgtggagagagaagattgcgTTGTGTTGGATAGCAGTGCTTCTGGGTGCGGTGGTAGGGTTTGTGACGATGGGTTTACAGCGGGCACTGTGCCCTGCTGATCAGCAGAATCAGAGCATGTATCGGCGTCTGGGTAGTACCAATA TGACTCTAAGTATATCCGGCTGGGCATTCAACATTTCAACCTCAGTTACTCAATCCAATGTGGATTTTTACGCCCTCGCAAACCAAATGCCCGGTCAAGATATCACCGACCTTTTTACCCGAAGCGCCTCTGACTATCCGGCATGTACATCTTCTCTAGCATACGCCGCAGGTACCTTTTGCAACTCTACTTCATCAACCAGTAAGACAAGCTGTGTACTATCTACTTTGTCTCAAGGGACATTCGATAGTCTTCAAATCCAAAATACGTCGCTCTTAGAAGGCTACAGCTGGGACCAAGTCGCTGAACTCGAAAATTACATGGTCATCGACGGTTACGTTCTCAACATGTCTCCTTACCTCTCGTCCAACCCTACCGCCATAGAGGGAGACGATGTCGATAATATTATCCGTCACGTCCTCAGTAGCCAAACCGAATCAGGTAAAGACGCTACTCGTCTATTCTTCAACCGCCAAGTCCCGCATGACGCTGTTGGCTGTATGAAGGCCCGTTATGTCGCCGGTCGAATCGATAAAATCACCCCGGGGTGTTTCATCGCCAGTCTTTTTCTGTACGCATCACTTGTGGTGATCCTGGCAGTGGTGTTGGCGAGATTTGCGATGGCTTGTGTGTTTAATTGGTTTTTATCGCAGAAGTTGGTAAAGCCCGTCACGGAAAGGGAGCTAGGGAGAAAAGGCATAAATCCAACGATCATGCCGGAGGGAGCGAACGTTAGCGTAAATAATAAGTTAGGGACTGCTCCCTGGGCTGGGACAGTGGGGCcggctggaggaagaggaggaagggtgggATCAGGCAAAAAACTCATGAACGGTAAAAAGATCAACCCACTTAGTcccctcccttcccctccccatTCTTTACCCAACGCCCCACTCATCACCCTCTCCCAAATCGGTGCCGAACTATTCACAGTCTGCCTCGTCACTTGCTACTCTGAAGGTCCTTCCTCTATCCGCGGCACCCTGGAATCTATCGCCTCCACCAATTATTCGGACAGGCGGAAGCTGATATGGGTGGTGTGTGATGGGATGATCacaggagagggagagaagaagagtacgCCGGACGTGTGCGTGGGGATGTTGGATGCGGACGGGAGATTTGGAAATCCAGTGCCAATGGGTTATGAGGCGGTGGGCAGTGggcggaagagggagaataGAGCCATGGTTTATGCTGGGCATTATG TATCCAAAAACGGCCATCGCACGCCAACCATCATAGTCGTGAAATGCGGCATGCCTCAAGAAGCCAACGAGAAGAAACCAGGCAACAGAGGAAAACGGGATTCACAACTCATTCTCATGAATTTTTTCCTGAGGGTCACTTATAATGATAGGATGACACCTCTAGATTTTGATCTATTTAGGAAGATTTGGACACTGATGGGTGTGACGCCGGATTATTTCGAGGTCGTTTTGATG GTTGATGCAGATACCCGAATTTACCCCGATTCACTGAAGCACCTCGTGAACTGCATGCATCATGACAACATGATCATGGGTGTCTGTGGTGAAACCCGGATCGCGAACAAACGTCAATCATGGGTTACCGCCATCCAAGTATTCGAGTACTTTATCTCGCACCATCATGTAAAGGCCTTCGAATCTGTTTTTGGTGGTGTCACCTGCCTACCGGGGTGTTTTAGTATGTACCGGATCAAAGCCCGGAAAGATATGGATAATGATTGGATACCGATCCTGGTCAAGCCTGAAATTGTGAATGAGTACTCGCAGTGCGAGGTGGAgactcttcatcagaaAAACTTGTTACTCCTAGGTGAAGACCGTTTTCTGTCGACCATCATGCTTCGCACGTTTCCCCGCCGAAAAAACATTTTTCTTCCGCAAGCGAGATGCCGTACCGTGGCGCCAGATACGTTCTCagtccttctttcccagcGTCGAAGATGGATCAACTCCACCGTTCACAACCTCATGGAACTCGTCCGCGTCCGCGATCTATGTGGCACGTTTTGCTTCTCGATGCAGTTCGTCGTCTTTATGGACCTTGTAGGGACGGTCGTATTGCCTGTAGCGATCTGCCTTACGTTCGCACTCATTGTAAATTCGATCATCACGCCGCCGAAAtcatttgaagaagcgatCCCGTTGATGTTGTTAGCGATCGTGTTGGGCTTGCCGGcgattttgattttgatcACAACAAGAAAAGTGGTATACATAGCATGGATGCTGGTTTATCTCTTGGCGTTGCCGATATGGAATTTCGTTTTGCCAGTGTACTCGTTCTGGCATTTCGATGATTTTTCGTGGGGAGAAACTCG TCGAGTTGAAGGCGAAATCCGATCCAAGGGGCACGATGACGCCACCGCCGTGTTTAACGGCACGACCATCCCACTTCGGCGATGGGAAGATTGGGAGAGATCACGACTTCGCAAACTTCGCcgagaggagaaaaggaggaaggagatggagaggcaGTTTGGAGTCGGGTTCCATGGAGATCCTGGGCTCGGTGGGGATCGGGGGATGGCATTGAGGGAAAGACCATGGGCAAGGAGCGAATATGATAGTGATAATGGGAGTTTGTATAGTAGTGAGGAAGATATGTGGGGCGGAGAAGTCGGTGGG TACAATGAGCATAACCCCGCATTCCCTCCGCCACCTATAGCGCTTCCTCCTACCGACGATTCTTTGAGCAATACCAATGGCGAGACCCTtgggatggatgagatggcCGCTATCCTCGACTCTGGTTTTGACGACGATCCTCAATCGCAATCAACATATGctcctctctcccatcCTCGTCCCAGGGCACACCAGCCACCGCCATCTTTATCCCGTACGCTTGCCAATGCCCCTTCGCCTGTACACAGACACCAACACGAATACACTGCTCCTCAGCCTCGTCTCAACTTTACAGATTCTCCCAGCTTTGATTCCAGTCCCAATTCCATCCACTCTAGTCCTCATTCTGCCGGCGCCAGTGGCTATACGGGCGGCCAATATGTCTCAATAGACGGGCAAGACAAGAACGATATAAATGCACAGACGCCATACAGTGGCAGAAGTGTAAGTTCCAGTGTGGAGAGTAGGCCGTATGGAGTCGGGCAtgcgaagaaaaggagCGGTGGTGGACCCGGACTTGGAACAGGGCCAGGCGTGAGGAGCGCAGGTTATGGGCCCCTTGGGCCATTGGCGGATGTAGATGAATCTGAGAAGGGGCAAATAAGAGGTTATGGCGGATCAGGAAAGAATAGATAG